CGCGTCGACATCGGATCCGACGTCGTCGTCGACTGCATCGGGAATCGATGCGCCTCGACGCACCTCGATCCCTCGTGCTGCTGCCACGTCAAGGGCCGCCGGCGAGATGACCTCACCTGGTGCGACACTCAGCACCGACCACCCGTCGGCGGCCAGCTCCTCGAGGTCCACAGCTGTATAGACCCGTGTCATCGGTCCTCCTCCTCTTCAGGCCGGGACGGGGTCAAGCGGTGGTTCCACCTCGCGCCGCGCCGGTCGGCAGGATCGCCTCGACATCGCCGTGCGGGCGTGGGATGACGTGGACCGAGACGAGCTCGCCCAGACGACCAGCGCTCGCGGCACCGGCATCGGTGGCGGCCTTCACCGCACCGACGTCGCCACGGACGATGACGGTGACGAGGCCACCGCCGGCGTATTCGGTGCCGACGAGGCTCACGGTGGCGGCCTTCACCATCGCGTCGGCCGCCTCGATGGCGGCGACAAGGCCCCGGGTCTCGATGAGACCGAGTGCAGAGTTCTGAAGATCAGCCATGGGTGCTTCCTCTTACTTTCTTCGTGGGAGTGGTGGAACCGCGCCCAGGGGCGCGGCAGGGCGCGTGATGCACATCACGCGAGGACCGAGCAGGCGTCATGGGGAGACAACCTCCTCGGCGATCCGGTGGACGAGCTCCTCGAGGAGCGTCCGTGGGCGATCGATCTGGCGCGGGATGGGTGGTTCGCGCCGCTGCGGGTGACCGTCCTGGCTCACTCGGCGGGGGCGGTGGCGGGCGACGACCGGGACCGGTGCAGGCAAGCCGGTCTCGTCGAGACTGGTCTCGCGCCTGGTGTCGAGGTCGGGGCCGCGCTCGAACATCTGGGGCTCGGGCCGGCTTCGGCGCATCTCCGCGCGCAGCGCCGTGGTCGCCGCGTCGTCGGGCCGCCCGTCGGCGTCGAGCACGACGCCGAAGCGCCGTGCCCCGTCGGCGCTGACCAGGCCTCGCTCGACGTCGAGTGCCACGTCCTCTGCGGGACGTTCGAGAGGATCGCCCCAGCCGCCTCCGCCCCAGGTGATGAACTCGAGCACGTCTCCCTCGTCGACCAGCACGTTGTCGCACTTCGACGCCAGGACCCGCTCGGTCCCGTCAATCGAGCGGTGGATCTTCGTGCCTCGATCGCCCGGCTCGCCGCCGAGCACACCCCACGGGGAGGTGAACCAGCGGTCGTCGTGGATCGAGATCGTGCCGGGCTCGAGGAAGCGGTAGGACATGCGGATCCCGTTGCCCCCGCGATGGCGTCCAGCTCCACCGGAGTCGACGATGGTCTCGTAGGCCTCCATCCGCAGCGGGTAGTACGCTTCGAGGAACTCGTTGGGCACGTTGGTGAACGACGGCCACATCGAGTGCCCGTCGAAGCCGTCACCGAGCGGCCGGCCCGGCACGCCACCGAACCCGATCTGGTAGAGCTGGAACCACTCGCCGCCGCGGTCGGTCCCCGAATACATCAGGTGTGGGCTCGAGGAGAAGCCGGCGGCGCAGAGGAACTCGGGCCGACACTGCCCGAGCAGCCCGGCAAGGACGTCGAAGAGTCGACCGAGGGCGTGGGTCCGGCAGCTGAGTGCTGCGGGTGGGTCGGGCTTGAGCAGCGAGCCGCTGGGGATCCGCACGTCGACCAACGGGTAGAACCCGTCGTTGAACAAGATGTCCGGATCGAAGGCCATGATCGTGTAGACGCCGAAGAACATCCGCAGGACGTTCTCGTTCAACAGAAAGTTGATCGAACCCGCGGCCTGGGGGTCGGTCCTGCCGAAGTCGAGCACCACTCGGTCACCTTCGCGCCACAGCGAGCAGGCGATCCGGTAGGGGCCGCTCCCGAGTCCGTCGTCGTCGACGAAGTCCTCGAACTCAACAGGCTCGGTCGGCACGACCTCGACGAAGAGCTTGGCCATCGCCTGGCGATTGCGCTCGAGCAGCGACTCGAGCGAGGACAGGAACGTCGGCGCGCCGAACCGGTCGCACAACTCCAGCAGACGCTGCTCGGCGGTGCGGCAGGCAGCCAGGATCGCGTTGAGGTCGGCACGGTTCCATCGGGGGAGCCGCACCTGATTGAGGATCGTGTCGAGCAGCTGGGTGTCGACGACTCCATCGCGCAGGAGCTTGACCGGCGGGACGACGACACCTTCCTCGTGGATGGACAGCGCGTCGGTAGGCAAGCTGCCCGGGACCTTCCCCCCGACGTCACTCATGTGGCCGAACATCGCGGCCCATCCGATCAGGAGATCCTCGCGATAGATCGGCATCAGCACGAGCCAGTCGTTCGCGTGGCTGATCGCGCCGTCGCAGGCGTAGGGGTCAGAGGTGAAGAACACGTCGCCCGGCTCCACGTCGCCCTCGTAGCGATCGAGGAAGCTGGCGATGAACGAGCCGAACTGGCCGGCGACCATACGGCCCTCGCGATCCGCGATCAGCGGGAACGCGTCGTGTTGCTCCCGGATTCCGGGCGACATCGCCGTGCGGAAGAGCACGGCGTCCATCTCCTCGCGTGCGTTGCGCAGCGCGTACTCGACGATGTCGAGTGTGGCGGGGTCGACCGAGACGGTGCTCGGGGGCTGGGCCTGCTCGATGATCTGCGCCATCAGCGTTTCTCTCCTGCGGTCCATCCTGCCGGGGCGATGACGAGGTTGCCCCATCGGTCGACTTCGCAGTCGTGGCCCGGGAGCACGACCGTGGTGGAATCCATCTCGAGGAT
This sequence is a window from Acidimicrobiales bacterium. Protein-coding genes within it:
- the eutM gene encoding ethanolamine utilization microcompartment protein EutM, with protein sequence MADLQNSALGLIETRGLVAAIEAADAMVKAATVSLVGTEYAGGGLVTVIVRGDVGAVKAATDAGAASAGRLGELVSVHVIPRPHGDVEAILPTGAARGGTTA
- a CDS encoding hydantoinase B/oxoprolinase family protein; this translates as MAQIIEQAQPPSTVSVDPATLDIVEYALRNAREEMDAVLFRTAMSPGIREQHDAFPLIADREGRMVAGQFGSFIASFLDRYEGDVEPGDVFFTSDPYACDGAISHANDWLVLMPIYREDLLIGWAAMFGHMSDVGGKVPGSLPTDALSIHEEGVVVPPVKLLRDGVVDTQLLDTILNQVRLPRWNRADLNAILAACRTAEQRLLELCDRFGAPTFLSSLESLLERNRQAMAKLFVEVVPTEPVEFEDFVDDDGLGSGPYRIACSLWREGDRVVLDFGRTDPQAAGSINFLLNENVLRMFFGVYTIMAFDPDILFNDGFYPLVDVRIPSGSLLKPDPPAALSCRTHALGRLFDVLAGLLGQCRPEFLCAAGFSSSPHLMYSGTDRGGEWFQLYQIGFGGVPGRPLGDGFDGHSMWPSFTNVPNEFLEAYYPLRMEAYETIVDSGGAGRHRGGNGIRMSYRFLEPGTISIHDDRWFTSPWGVLGGEPGDRGTKIHRSIDGTERVLASKCDNVLVDEGDVLEFITWGGGGWGDPLERPAEDVALDVERGLVSADGARRFGVVLDADGRPDDAATTALRAEMRRSRPEPQMFERGPDLDTRRETSLDETGLPAPVPVVARHRPRRVSQDGHPQRREPPIPRQIDRPRTLLEELVHRIAEEVVSP